From a single Collibacillus ludicampi genomic region:
- a CDS encoding NUDIX hydrolase, with protein sequence MEQTAGGVVYRIQNGRLEVLLIHDRFGYISIPKGHLEDDETVEEAALREIEEETGIRGRIVGEPLGVIEYDYRLGGRSGRKHVTYFLVEAVSGETAAQLEEIRDVMWYPLDTVSELHKKRGYENNQAIIEEAVNRLKGMIS encoded by the coding sequence ATGGAGCAAACGGCGGGAGGCGTCGTTTACAGGATACAGAATGGACGACTTGAAGTCTTGTTGATTCATGACCGTTTCGGGTATATTTCTATACCAAAAGGACATTTAGAAGACGATGAAACGGTTGAAGAAGCCGCATTACGAGAAATAGAAGAAGAAACAGGTATACGCGGAAGGATCGTTGGGGAACCGTTGGGTGTCATTGAGTATGATTACCGCTTGGGAGGGCGGTCCGGTAGAAAACATGTAACATACTTTCTCGTAGAGGCCGTCTCTGGAGAAACGGCCGCACAGCTTGAAGAGATTCGTGACGTGATGTGGTATCCTTTGGATACCGTAAGTGAGTTACATAAAAAACGAGGGTATGAAAATAACCAAGCGATTATTGAAGAAGCAGTGAATCGATTGAAAGGAATGATATCATGA
- the dnaJ gene encoding molecular chaperone DnaJ: MSKRDYYEVLGVSRTASTDEIKKAYRKLARKYHPDVNKDDPQAEEKFKEITEAYEVLSDNEKRARYDQFGHEDPGAAGFGGQGFSGFGDFGGFGDIFDMFFGGGGRPRGPRQGADLQYNLQLDFKEAAFGVEKELEVPRMEECQTCHGTGSKPGFSPETCKICRGTGVQEQIINTPLGRMVNRRTCQACGGDGKRITHPCSECHGAGQVRVRRKIHVKIPAGVDTGNRIRIPGAGEAGEKGAKPGDLYVIVHVREHEFFRREGQDVYCEVPISFVQAALGDEIEVETLDGRARLRIPEGTQSGTLFRLRGRGIPFVHSDRRGDQHVRVNVITPRQLTEKQKELLRQLGKELGVNPQEQTRSFFERVRDGVKDAFNWD, encoded by the coding sequence GTGAGTAAACGAGACTATTACGAAGTGCTGGGCGTCAGTCGAACGGCCAGCACAGACGAGATTAAAAAGGCGTACCGGAAGCTTGCGAGAAAATATCACCCGGATGTCAACAAAGATGACCCGCAAGCGGAAGAAAAGTTCAAAGAGATAACGGAAGCATATGAAGTGCTCTCCGACAACGAGAAGAGAGCTCGTTATGATCAGTTTGGTCACGAAGATCCCGGTGCCGCCGGATTCGGTGGGCAAGGGTTCAGTGGATTCGGAGACTTCGGCGGGTTCGGTGACATTTTTGATATGTTCTTTGGCGGGGGCGGGAGACCGCGCGGGCCTCGTCAGGGAGCGGATTTGCAGTATAATTTACAATTGGATTTCAAAGAAGCGGCTTTCGGTGTGGAGAAAGAATTGGAAGTTCCGCGGATGGAGGAATGTCAAACCTGTCACGGAACGGGTTCTAAACCGGGCTTCTCTCCAGAGACTTGTAAGATCTGCCGAGGAACCGGGGTTCAAGAACAGATCATCAACACGCCGCTCGGGCGGATGGTGAATCGCCGAACCTGCCAAGCATGCGGCGGGGACGGGAAACGAATCACGCATCCATGCAGCGAATGTCACGGCGCTGGGCAAGTGCGCGTTCGTCGCAAAATCCATGTGAAAATCCCGGCTGGGGTGGACACAGGGAATCGCATACGCATCCCGGGTGCAGGCGAAGCGGGTGAGAAAGGAGCTAAGCCCGGCGATCTGTATGTGATCGTTCATGTGCGTGAGCATGAATTCTTCCGGCGCGAGGGACAGGATGTATATTGTGAAGTCCCGATTTCTTTTGTGCAAGCGGCTCTCGGCGATGAGATCGAGGTGGAGACGCTTGATGGCCGGGCGAGACTTCGGATTCCTGAGGGGACGCAAAGCGGTACGTTATTTCGCCTGCGCGGACGCGGCATTCCTTTTGTCCACAGCGACCGACGAGGCGATCAACACGTTCGCGTGAATGTCATTACCCCTCGTCAGTTGACAGAGAAACAAAAAGAATTGTTGCGTCAATTAGGGAAAGAATTAGGAGTGAATCCTCAGGAACAAACGCGTTCCTTCTTTGAAAGAGTGCGCGATGGTGTAAAAGACGCTTTTAACTGGGATTGA
- a CDS encoding NAD(P)H-dependent oxidoreductase, translating to MQIYVVYDSENGHTEALAKAVAEGARDVDQANVLLRHVKEAKVHELEDVDAIIWGCPGHFGTISSGLKEWIDKLGYLWAAGKLIGKVGAAFCTTATIHGGAEMTLWNLITPMLHNGMIIVGLPSNIPENVLYGSYYGAAVTCPVELDEDAPINLPSEDDLALGRALGRRVSEVTYRLIKGSQ from the coding sequence ATGCAAATCTATGTCGTGTATGACAGTGAAAACGGCCACACAGAAGCGTTGGCGAAAGCAGTGGCCGAAGGGGCGCGAGATGTGGATCAAGCGAATGTGCTCCTTCGTCATGTGAAAGAAGCGAAAGTGCATGAGCTGGAAGATGTGGATGCGATCATTTGGGGGTGTCCCGGACACTTTGGCACGATCAGCTCAGGTTTGAAAGAGTGGATCGATAAATTAGGATATTTATGGGCGGCAGGTAAATTGATCGGTAAGGTCGGAGCTGCTTTTTGTACGACGGCAACGATTCATGGCGGTGCGGAAATGACCCTATGGAACTTGATTACTCCTATGCTGCACAACGGTATGATCATTGTCGGCTTGCCGAGCAACATCCCCGAAAATGTTCTCTACGGTTCGTATTACGGGGCGGCCGTAACCTGTCCGGTGGAACTTGATGAAGATGCACCGATAAACTTACCGTCCGAAGATGATCTCGCTTTGGGAAGAGCTCTCGGTCGCAGAGTCTCCGAAGTCACTTATAGACTCATTAAGGGCAGTCAATGA
- a CDS encoding 16S rRNA (uracil(1498)-N(3))-methyltransferase, translated as MQRYFVPVDQIQERTIMVIGEDAKHIARVMRMREGDEVICCDGQGRSWLVRLVELETDRVVGTILRELDENVEPTVKLTLAQSLPKGDKMDLIVQKGTEVGITVFQPLETARTIVEYDAKKQAKRRERWQRIAKEAAEQAHRTFIPEIRTSQSLGFWLSSIQEYDLVLMPYEGEEQRGIREVLTRFPQVTTIAIVIGPEGGFDKEEVERAKAAGVQTVSLGPRILRTETAGLVTASAILYHYGELGGGK; from the coding sequence ATGCAACGATATTTTGTCCCCGTTGATCAAATACAGGAGAGAACAATAATGGTGATCGGTGAGGATGCCAAACATATCGCGCGCGTGATGCGCATGCGGGAAGGAGATGAAGTGATCTGTTGTGATGGGCAGGGACGTTCCTGGCTCGTTCGTCTGGTGGAGTTAGAGACGGATCGGGTGGTCGGTACGATCCTGAGGGAGTTGGACGAAAACGTCGAACCAACGGTAAAACTTACACTTGCACAGTCCCTTCCTAAAGGTGATAAAATGGATTTGATTGTCCAGAAGGGAACGGAAGTGGGCATTACCGTTTTTCAGCCATTAGAAACAGCGAGGACAATCGTGGAATATGATGCAAAAAAACAAGCCAAAAGGCGCGAAAGATGGCAGAGAATCGCGAAGGAAGCGGCGGAACAGGCGCATCGTACGTTCATCCCGGAGATTCGTACAAGCCAATCGTTAGGCTTTTGGCTCTCTTCCATACAAGAATATGATCTTGTCTTGATGCCTTATGAAGGAGAAGAGCAGCGAGGAATTCGTGAAGTATTAACGCGGTTCCCGCAAGTGACTACGATAGCGATCGTTATTGGACCCGAAGGCGGTTTTGATAAGGAAGAAGTGGAACGCGCGAAAGCAGCGGGGGTTCAGACGGTAAGTCTGGGTCCGCGCATCTTACGCACGGAAACGGCAGGGCTTGTAACGGCTTCTGCGATTTTATATCATTATGGAGAATTGGGAGGTGGAAAATGA
- the mtaB gene encoding tRNA (N(6)-L-threonylcarbamoyladenosine(37)-C(2))-methylthiotransferase MtaB, with protein MSTVAFHTLGCKVNAYDTEAIWNLFKQRGYTQVDFNDIADIYVINTCTVTDTGDKKSRQMIRRAIRRHPEATVVVTGCYAQMAPDEILEIPGVDLVIGTQKRDQIVDLTEKVMEEQKPMKFVSSVRRQREFEELDVPEFQDRTRASLKIQEGCNNFCTFCIIPYSRGFIRSRKPENVIRQAEKLVKAGYYEIVLTGIHTGGYGDDLDGYGLADLLVDLEKVEGLERIRISSIEASEIDEKMIDVLTRSEKVCHHLHIPLQSGSNAILDRMNRKYTVEDFAKKLEELRVALPELAITSDVIVGFPGETEELFMETYNFVKEQHFADLHVFPYSKRKGTPAAKYRDQVPEDVKHERVNRLIQLSNVLQKEYAKQFEGRSLEVIPEEINEEGLLVGYSDNYIKIAFRGHPDLIGEICQVRLTEPGITVSKGSFEKQLTFGKKNATPFPEEIPLQLV; from the coding sequence ATGAGCACTGTGGCATTTCATACGTTGGGATGTAAAGTGAATGCGTATGATACCGAAGCGATTTGGAATTTGTTTAAACAACGCGGATATACGCAAGTCGATTTTAACGACATTGCGGATATCTATGTGATCAATACATGCACGGTAACAGATACGGGTGATAAGAAATCCAGACAGATGATCCGCAGGGCGATCCGTCGTCACCCGGAGGCAACGGTAGTGGTAACCGGTTGTTATGCGCAGATGGCTCCTGATGAGATCCTGGAGATACCGGGTGTGGATCTGGTGATCGGAACGCAAAAACGCGATCAGATCGTCGACCTGACGGAGAAGGTCATGGAAGAGCAAAAACCGATGAAATTCGTCTCCAGCGTGCGCAGACAGCGTGAATTTGAGGAACTGGATGTGCCGGAATTTCAAGACCGGACACGCGCATCGTTAAAAATCCAGGAAGGCTGCAACAATTTTTGCACGTTCTGTATCATCCCATATTCCCGCGGCTTCATTCGCAGCCGCAAGCCCGAAAACGTGATCCGTCAAGCGGAGAAACTCGTTAAAGCAGGTTATTATGAAATCGTGTTGACAGGGATTCATACGGGCGGATATGGCGATGATCTCGATGGTTACGGTCTTGCCGATCTGCTTGTTGATCTCGAAAAAGTGGAAGGACTCGAGCGCATCCGCATTTCATCGATTGAAGCATCCGAGATCGATGAGAAGATGATCGACGTGTTAACACGCTCGGAAAAAGTTTGCCATCACCTGCATATCCCGTTGCAGTCAGGTTCCAACGCGATTCTGGATCGCATGAACCGTAAGTACACCGTTGAAGACTTTGCGAAAAAACTGGAAGAATTACGAGTCGCTCTGCCTGAGCTTGCGATCACCTCAGATGTGATCGTCGGTTTTCCGGGAGAAACGGAAGAACTCTTCATGGAAACGTATAACTTTGTAAAAGAGCAACATTTTGCCGACTTGCATGTCTTCCCGTATTCGAAACGCAAAGGAACTCCAGCGGCGAAATACCGTGATCAAGTACCCGAAGATGTGAAACACGAACGTGTCAATCGCTTGATCCAATTATCGAACGTGTTACAAAAAGAGTATGCGAAACAATTTGAAGGGCGCTCCCTGGAAGTAATTCCGGAAGAGATTAATGAAGAAGGCTTGCTTGTTGGCTATTCGGATAACTATATTAAAATTGCATTCCGGGGCCATCCGGATCTGATCGGTGAAATTTGTCAAGTTCGCTTGACAGAACCGGGCATAACAGTATCCAAAGGATCATTTGAAAAGCAATTGACATTCGGGAAAAAGAACGCTACTCCATTTCCCGAAGAGATACCTTTACAATTGGTGTAG
- the deoC gene encoding deoxyribose-phosphate aldolase, whose protein sequence is MDALAGLIDHTLLKPEATPEAIRKLCAEAREYQFFSVCVNPLFVPLAAEELKDSNVKVCTVIGFPLGATSTEVKVFETRKAIEHGADEVDMVISIGLLKAGKLQAVHDDIKAVVEAAKGQALVKVIIENSLLTDEEKIKACLLAKAAGADFVKTSTGFSSSGAKKEDVALMRETVGPNMGVKASGGVRSREDAAAMLQAGATRIGASASIAIVEGGATRETY, encoded by the coding sequence ATGGACGCCCTCGCGGGATTAATCGATCATACTTTGTTAAAACCGGAAGCTACCCCGGAAGCGATCCGCAAACTCTGTGCGGAGGCAAGAGAATACCAATTTTTCTCTGTCTGTGTAAATCCTTTATTTGTGCCGCTCGCCGCGGAAGAACTGAAGGATTCGAACGTGAAAGTCTGTACGGTTATAGGTTTTCCGCTCGGGGCGACGAGTACAGAAGTCAAAGTGTTCGAAACCCGAAAAGCAATTGAACATGGTGCGGATGAAGTCGATATGGTCATTTCAATCGGTCTTTTAAAGGCTGGAAAGTTGCAAGCCGTACATGATGATATCAAGGCTGTTGTCGAAGCGGCCAAAGGCCAAGCTTTGGTTAAGGTGATCATCGAGAATTCTTTGTTGACAGATGAGGAGAAGATCAAGGCTTGTCTGCTGGCAAAAGCGGCTGGAGCCGATTTTGTAAAAACGTCTACAGGTTTTTCAAGCAGCGGAGCGAAAAAAGAAGATGTTGCGCTCATGCGGGAAACGGTTGGACCCAATATGGGGGTCAAGGCATCCGGTGGCGTTCGCTCGCGTGAAGATGCTGCGGCGATGCTGCAAGCGGGGGCTACACGAATTGGCGCGAGCGCTTCGATCGCGATCGTGGAAGGCGGTGCGACAAGGGAAACGTACTAG
- the dnaK gene encoding molecular chaperone DnaK, translated as MGKVIGIDLGTTNSCVAVMEGGEPVVIPNAEGGRTTPSVVAIKNGERLVGDVAKRQAVTNPDNTVISIKRHMGTDYKVTIEDKQYTPQEISAMILQKLKADAEAYLGEPVTQAVITVPAYFNDSQRQATKDAGKIAGLEVLRIVNEPTAAALAYGLDKEDDQTILIYDLGGGTFDVSILELGDGVFEVKATSGNNRLGGDDFDERIIQYLIETFKKDTGIDLSKDRMAMQRLKDAAEKAKKELSGVLTTTISLPFISADATGPKHLEVNLTRAKFEELTRDLVEATLGPTRQALSDAGLTPEQIDRVILVGGSTRIPAVQEAIKKLIGKEPSKGVNPDEVVAVGAAIQGGVLTGEVKDVVLLDVTPLSLGIETLGGVFTKLIERNTTIPTSKSQIFSTAADNQTSVEIHVLQGERELARDNKTLGRFILSDIPPAPRGVPQIEVTFDIDANGIVNVKAKDLGTGREQKITITSSSGLSKEEIERMVKEAEMNAEADRKKREEIDIRNTADSLVYQTEKTMKDLEGKIDQSELDKAKAAKDKVKEALAGTDIEAIKRASDELAQVVQQLGAKLYEQAAQQQAGNTAAGATENKDNVVDADYTVVDEDKK; from the coding sequence ATGGGCAAAGTGATTGGAATCGACTTGGGAACAACCAACTCTTGTGTTGCTGTCATGGAAGGCGGAGAACCGGTGGTGATTCCGAACGCGGAAGGGGGACGTACGACGCCTTCTGTCGTTGCGATTAAAAATGGTGAGCGTTTGGTGGGGGATGTCGCGAAGCGCCAAGCGGTTACAAACCCTGATAATACGGTGATTTCGATCAAGCGGCACATGGGAACCGATTATAAAGTGACCATTGAAGACAAGCAATATACACCTCAAGAGATATCCGCGATGATCCTGCAAAAATTGAAAGCCGATGCGGAAGCGTACTTGGGCGAACCGGTCACGCAAGCGGTGATTACCGTTCCTGCTTACTTTAACGATTCCCAACGTCAAGCGACAAAAGATGCCGGAAAAATTGCGGGTCTTGAAGTGCTGCGTATCGTTAACGAGCCGACGGCGGCAGCACTTGCGTACGGTTTGGATAAAGAAGACGATCAAACGATCCTCATTTACGACCTCGGCGGGGGTACGTTTGACGTCTCGATCCTAGAGCTCGGTGACGGTGTATTTGAAGTAAAGGCAACCTCAGGTAATAACCGTTTGGGTGGGGACGATTTCGATGAGCGTATCATTCAATATCTGATTGAAACGTTCAAAAAGGATACCGGTATCGATCTTTCGAAAGACCGTATGGCGATGCAGCGTCTCAAAGATGCGGCGGAGAAAGCGAAGAAAGAGTTGTCTGGCGTCTTGACGACAACGATCTCCTTACCCTTTATCTCAGCCGACGCTACCGGCCCTAAACACTTGGAAGTGAATTTGACACGCGCGAAGTTCGAAGAGTTGACGCGAGATCTTGTTGAAGCGACACTCGGCCCGACACGCCAAGCGTTAAGCGACGCGGGATTGACCCCTGAACAGATCGACAGAGTGATTCTCGTGGGCGGTTCTACACGCATTCCTGCCGTGCAAGAAGCGATTAAGAAGCTCATTGGAAAAGAGCCTTCTAAAGGTGTAAACCCAGATGAAGTGGTCGCAGTAGGTGCTGCCATCCAAGGCGGTGTTTTAACCGGTGAAGTAAAGGATGTCGTACTCCTTGATGTTACGCCTCTCTCCCTCGGTATCGAAACACTGGGAGGCGTCTTTACGAAACTGATCGAGCGTAACACGACCATTCCGACATCGAAATCCCAGATCTTCTCCACGGCAGCCGATAACCAGACATCGGTGGAAATCCATGTGTTACAAGGGGAACGTGAGCTTGCTCGCGACAACAAAACATTGGGACGCTTCATTCTTTCCGATATTCCGCCGGCACCGCGTGGCGTACCTCAGATCGAAGTGACATTCGATATTGACGCAAACGGAATTGTGAATGTCAAAGCGAAAGATCTTGGAACGGGACGCGAACAGAAGATCACGATCACATCTTCTTCCGGGCTGTCGAAAGAAGAGATCGAACGCATGGTGAAAGAAGCGGAGATGAATGCCGAAGCTGACCGTAAGAAACGGGAAGAAATCGACATTCGAAACACCGCCGACTCTCTCGTATATCAGACAGAGAAAACGATGAAAGATCTGGAAGGCAAGATCGATCAATCGGAATTGGATAAAGCGAAAGCGGCGAAAGACAAAGTGAAAGAGGCGTTGGCAGGTACAGATATCGAAGCGATTAAGCGCGCTTCCGACGAACTCGCTCAGGTCGTCCAACAACTCGGTGCGAAACTGTATGAGCAAGCGGCTCAACAACAAGCGGGAAACACGGCAGCGGGTGCAACAGAAAATAAGGATAACGTTGTAGATGCCGATTACACGGTCGTCGACGAAGACAAAAAGTAA
- a CDS encoding Na/Pi cotransporter family protein, with translation MYSFLLLTIGMTCFLVGMWTMRTGLENLAIGRLPLILKRFVKTPTRGMITGIIVTMLLQSSAAVMLITIGLVAAKQLSFADSIGVILGSNVGTSVTVQLLALQLDQLIIPAILLGVLLSIVLRDSKRYIGLAVFGFGVMLFALEVMTYALTPLGESQWFRHILTLSSQSPFFGVLAGTLLTSLIQSSTATTTLTIALAADGLIDLPGAIAIVLGNNIGSCITSVIASIGNSLPAKQVAAAHVFLNVAGVIVFLPLIIPFATFVRWFSDSLPMQVATAHTLFNVISSLAVWPISKPFATCIERLIPEKR, from the coding sequence ATGTATTCATTCCTTCTCTTGACGATCGGTATGACCTGTTTTCTCGTTGGGATGTGGACGATGCGAACCGGTTTGGAAAATCTCGCGATCGGCCGTCTGCCGCTCATCTTGAAACGATTTGTCAAGACACCTACGCGGGGGATGATCACCGGTATCATCGTAACGATGCTGTTACAGTCAAGCGCAGCGGTCATGCTCATTACGATCGGTCTCGTGGCAGCAAAACAACTGTCGTTCGCCGACAGTATCGGCGTGATTCTGGGAAGCAACGTAGGAACGAGCGTGACTGTACAACTGCTCGCATTACAATTAGATCAATTGATTATTCCCGCCATCTTGCTTGGGGTATTGTTGAGCATCGTCTTACGCGATTCCAAACGGTATATAGGATTAGCTGTCTTTGGCTTCGGGGTCATGCTGTTCGCGTTGGAAGTGATGACCTATGCTCTCACGCCGTTGGGAGAGTCACAATGGTTCCGACACATTTTGACCCTCTCCTCCCAAAGTCCTTTTTTTGGAGTACTGGCAGGTACATTACTGACATCGCTTATCCAGAGTTCGACAGCAACAACAACGTTGACGATCGCTCTGGCGGCTGATGGTTTGATCGATCTCCCAGGGGCGATCGCCATCGTGCTGGGAAACAATATCGGTTCCTGTATCACCTCGGTCATCGCAAGTATCGGAAATTCGTTACCGGCGAAACAGGTAGCCGCCGCTCACGTGTTTCTGAACGTAGCTGGAGTGATCGTTTTTTTGCCTTTGATCATTCCTTTCGCCACGTTCGTGCGATGGTTTTCAGATTCGCTTCCGATGCAAGTAGCCACTGCGCATACGTTATTTAATGTGATCTCCTCTCTGGCCGTCTGGCCGATATCCAAACCGTTCGCAACATGTATCGAACGTCTGATTCCCGAAAAGAGGTAA
- the prmA gene encoding 50S ribosomal protein L11 methyltransferase, which yields MKWMEVSILTTHEAQEAVSEILHRAGAVGVVIEDSNETEIVHEDRYGEIYALDEADFPEEGIRVKGYFPLESSDPDMILSIRDEVLGLIEFGLDPGAGEILMEERDEEEWANAWKQYYHPVRISERITVCPTWEAYEPGPGEEIIRLDPGMAFGTGTHATTALCLRLLEKHLTKGCDVIDVGCGSGILSIAAAKLGARSVLALDLDPVAIEVSRENVLTNQVAEQVEVRQNDLLQGVMGSYDLIVSNILAEVILMFVGDAYRLLKTNGKFIVSGIIQEKASQVREELVAQGFSILDEWDEQDWKAFAAIKK from the coding sequence ATGAAATGGATGGAAGTCTCCATCTTGACGACACATGAAGCACAAGAAGCAGTTTCTGAGATTTTACACCGGGCGGGAGCCGTGGGAGTTGTTATTGAAGATTCAAATGAGACAGAGATCGTGCATGAAGATCGTTATGGCGAAATCTATGCGTTAGATGAGGCAGACTTCCCTGAAGAAGGAATCCGTGTGAAAGGGTATTTTCCGCTAGAATCGAGCGATCCGGACATGATCCTTTCGATCCGTGATGAAGTATTGGGGCTCATTGAATTCGGACTGGATCCGGGTGCAGGGGAAATCCTTATGGAGGAACGGGACGAAGAAGAATGGGCGAATGCCTGGAAACAATATTATCATCCCGTTCGAATTTCCGAACGGATTACCGTCTGTCCGACTTGGGAAGCTTATGAACCGGGTCCCGGTGAAGAAATCATCCGCTTGGATCCGGGGATGGCGTTCGGCACAGGAACACATGCTACTACCGCACTTTGTCTTCGGTTATTGGAAAAACATTTGACAAAAGGTTGTGACGTAATTGATGTCGGTTGTGGGAGCGGGATTCTTTCGATCGCGGCAGCGAAGCTAGGTGCCAGAAGCGTGTTGGCTCTCGATCTCGACCCTGTAGCTATCGAAGTTTCACGAGAAAACGTGTTGACAAATCAAGTGGCAGAGCAAGTAGAAGTTCGCCAAAACGATTTATTGCAAGGGGTTATGGGCTCTTATGATTTGATCGTTTCCAATATATTGGCTGAAGTCATCCTCATGTTTGTGGGTGACGCTTATCGATTGTTAAAAACGAACGGCAAATTCATCGTCTCCGGAATCATTCAAGAGAAAGCGTCACAGGTACGTGAGGAACTGGTTGCGCAAGGGTTTTCCATCCTCGACGAATGGGATGAACAGGACTGGAAAGCATTTGCTGCCATCAAGAAATGA
- a CDS encoding sulfite oxidase-like oxidoreductase: MVHKDRIPPGQFVTDRFPVLHAGTVPNIDLSRWNFRIFGLVEEEKTLTWDEFNALPQSRVVCDIHCVTTWSRLDNTWDGVLFKDVAKLVKIQPEAKFVLVHAEEGWTTNVPLEDLMRDNVIFAHSHDGKPLTKNHGWPLRLVVPHLYFWKSAKWVRGIEFLAEDKPGFWEERGYHLYADPWMEQRYRDDPEWYDRGINDEEYYRTIKKRAREEWEQMQRGKSIEGNRVQRD; encoded by the coding sequence ATGGTACATAAGGATCGTATTCCACCTGGGCAATTTGTCACAGACCGTTTTCCGGTACTTCACGCAGGAACTGTGCCCAATATCGATCTGTCCCGTTGGAATTTTCGCATTTTTGGTTTGGTGGAAGAAGAAAAAACACTGACGTGGGATGAATTCAACGCCCTTCCGCAAAGCCGCGTGGTATGTGATATTCATTGCGTGACCACATGGTCCCGCCTTGACAATACGTGGGATGGCGTTCTGTTCAAGGATGTTGCCAAACTTGTCAAGATTCAACCGGAAGCAAAATTCGTCCTCGTTCATGCGGAAGAAGGTTGGACCACGAATGTACCCTTGGAAGATCTCATGCGTGACAACGTGATTTTTGCACACAGCCATGACGGAAAACCCTTGACGAAAAATCACGGATGGCCGCTGCGTTTAGTCGTACCTCATTTATATTTCTGGAAAAGCGCGAAATGGGTGAGAGGAATCGAGTTTCTTGCTGAGGACAAGCCGGGGTTCTGGGAAGAACGCGGGTACCACTTGTACGCAGACCCGTGGATGGAACAGCGGTACCGCGACGATCCTGAATGGTACGATCGCGGTATCAATGATGAAGAGTATTATCGCACGATCAAGAAACGTGCTCGCGAGGAATGGGAACAAATGCAAAGAGGTAAATCGATCGAAGGAAATCGTGTTCAGAGAGATTGA
- a CDS encoding class I SAM-dependent rRNA methyltransferase, translating to MVRIFLQRKRKKRLEQGHPWVFQSEIDHIEGEVIPGEIAEICNHNGHFLAKGYINPNSQIFARILTYNPKEEIDTDFFIRRVQEAWDYRRRFLEDTNACRVIYGEADFLPGLIVDKFADFLVIQVLSLGMEVRKQEIIAALQTCLQPKGIYERSDVPVRELEGLEQTKGLLWGEVPREVEIRENGLKMIVDLEEGQKTGYFFDQRENRAAIAPLMKGWGEKHGITLQPVGEDGEPLQDRDGRERTGVRPLLDEQGEPVLRPVDKRHKIVKNPFWDGAEVLECFSHTGSFTLHACKYGAKKVTCLDISEHAIETAKKNVTLNGFLHRVEFVVANAFDYLREQVQAGRLWDVVILDPPAFAKTKSALLGAYRGYKDINLNGMKLIREGGFLVTASCSYHMRPEMFMEVIADAALDAKKILRLVEYRTAGKDHPVIHGAVESEYLKFAIFEVRSRK from the coding sequence ATGGTACGTATTTTCCTGCAACGTAAGCGAAAGAAACGATTGGAGCAAGGCCATCCTTGGGTCTTTCAAAGTGAAATCGATCATATAGAAGGTGAAGTCATACCGGGCGAAATCGCCGAAATTTGCAACCATAACGGTCATTTTCTTGCCAAAGGTTATATCAACCCAAACTCGCAAATATTCGCTCGGATACTCACATATAACCCGAAGGAAGAAATTGATACCGATTTCTTTATACGCCGTGTACAAGAAGCATGGGATTATCGCCGGAGATTTCTGGAGGATACGAACGCTTGCCGGGTGATCTATGGAGAGGCCGACTTCCTTCCGGGACTGATCGTTGATAAATTCGCCGATTTTCTTGTGATTCAGGTGCTCTCTTTGGGAATGGAAGTTCGAAAGCAAGAGATCATCGCTGCATTGCAAACCTGTCTGCAACCAAAGGGCATTTACGAACGCAGTGACGTACCTGTGCGCGAATTGGAAGGATTGGAACAGACGAAGGGCCTGTTGTGGGGAGAGGTTCCTCGGGAAGTCGAGATTCGTGAAAACGGTTTGAAGATGATCGTCGATCTGGAGGAAGGGCAGAAAACCGGTTATTTCTTTGACCAACGCGAAAACAGAGCAGCGATCGCACCTTTGATGAAAGGCTGGGGAGAGAAACACGGGATAACCCTTCAGCCAGTCGGTGAGGACGGTGAGCCTTTGCAGGACAGAGACGGACGGGAACGTACGGGTGTACGCCCGCTTCTGGATGAACAAGGGGAACCTGTACTCCGTCCGGTCGATAAACGGCATAAAATTGTGAAGAACCCTTTCTGGGACGGTGCCGAAGTTCTCGAATGCTTCAGCCACACCGGTTCCTTTACATTACACGCATGCAAATACGGAGCGAAGAAAGTCACCTGTCTGGATATCAGTGAACATGCGATTGAGACAGCCAAAAAAAACGTTACCCTGAATGGCTTCCTTCACCGCGTGGAGTTCGTGGTTGCCAATGCGTTCGATTACCTGCGTGAGCAAGTGCAAGCGGGACGATTATGGGATGTCGTGATTCTGGATCCCCCGGCTTTCGCCAAAACGAAAAGCGCTCTTCTAGGAGCCTACAGAGGATATAAAGATATCAATTTGAACGGGATGAAACTGATACGAGAAGGAGGATTCTTGGTTACTGCTTCCTGTTCGTATCATATGAGGCCGGAAATGTTCATGGAAGTGATCGCCGACGCAGCACTGGATGCAAAAAAGATTCTGCGGTTGGTGGAATACCGAACAGCGGGGAAAGACCATCCGGTGATTCACGGGGCGGTTGAGAGCGAATACTTGAAGTTTGCCATCTTTGAGGTACGGAGTCGAAAGTAA